In one Lolium rigidum isolate FL_2022 chromosome 3, APGP_CSIRO_Lrig_0.1, whole genome shotgun sequence genomic region, the following are encoded:
- the LOC124701870 gene encoding purple acid phosphatase 3-like: protein MGKVGEKLDIDFVVSTGDNFYENGLTGVNDQQFEESFTNIYTANSLKKPWYLVLGNHDYRGDAVAQLNPVFNKIDSRFICKRSFIVNAEIVDFFFIDTTPFQLKYWTHPKDDHYDWRGVAPRGKYIDNLLKDLDEAMKKSTAKWKIAIGHHTMRSVSDHGETKELLQLLLPVLKDNSIDFYINGHDHCLEHISSRDSPLQYFTSGGGSKAWRGVFQPTSDDLKFFYDGQGFMSLQLNQDQADFIFYDVFGNILYSWSSSKTNYLQPSIHVTEE from the exons ATGGGGAAGGTTGGCGAGAAGCTGGACATCGACTTCGTCGTCTCCACAGGAGACAACTTCTATGAGAACGGGCTCACGGGCGTCAACGACCAGCAGTTCGAAGAATCCTTCACCAACATCTACACCGCCAACAGCCTCAAGAAGCCGTGGTACCTCG TGCTGGGAAACCATGACTACAGGGGCGATGCGGTAGCACAGCTTAACCCGGTGTTTAACAAGATCGACAGCCGGTTTATTTGCAAGAGATCCTTCATCGTTAACGCAG AGATTGTGgatttcttcttcatcgacaccactCCATTTCAACTCAAGTACTGGACTCATCCCAAAGACGACCACTATGACTGGAGAGGAGTGGCACCGAGAGGAAAATACATAGATAATCTGCTCAAG GATTTGGACGAGGCAATGAAGAAATCAACTGCAAAGTGGAAGATTGCTATTGGGCATCATACCATGAGGAGTGTCAGTGACCATGGGGAGACCAAGGAGCTCCTACAATTACTTCTTCCGGTCCTTAAG GACAACAGCATCGACTTCTACATCAATGGGCATGATCATTGCCTGGAACACATTAGCAGCAGAGACAG TCCACTCCAGTACTTCACCAGTGGAGGTGGTTCGAAAGCATGGAGAGGAGTCTTTCAGCCAACTTCAGACGATCTCAAGTTCTTTTATGATGGACAAGGGTTCATGTCCCTCCAGCTAAACCAAGACCAAGCTGATTTCATCTTTTATGATGTCTTTGGGAACATCTTGTATAGCTGGAGCTCAAGCAAAACAAACTACCTCCAGCCCTCCATCCATGTTACTGAAGAATGA
- the LOC124701869 gene encoding uncharacterized protein LOC124701869 isoform X2: MATAATSPPPTATEDPVRLLIPGFLSPETCKELEFVHRSCGTAGYRPSVVSTSLPHLAATGCGHLLLPFVPIRERLRDAVESFFSCHFDLFVEFTGLVSWCKGASIGWHSDDNKPYLRQRAFTAVCYLNSHGKDYKGGILQFEDGEPSSVVPVAGDVVIYTADNRNVHCVDEVTEGERLTLTLWFTRDSAYDEDPKLLKFLSQTSWSYKPADQNSYIPLPASDNMYWFSYDQSGFDIRCARVHILGFSFHASNDEKSNSASVAPTEDPIELLGKPLRLGRGNDVFVKIFANSLHALQVVQFYYWKAPELAERRKHTTVGSETVCYPTIQVQQSSGTELPLPGNHGLAQAIFGSYGNAEPEFTLEWDDFMLAAVMWENYSDELKRKLSTFLPYWLSSETIFVVDSSEITQ, translated from the exons atggccaccgccgccacttcgccgccgccgaccgccaCCGAGGACCCCGTCCGCCTCCTCATCCCTGGATTCCTCTCTCCCGAGACCTGCAAG GAGCTGGAGTTCGTGCACCGGAGCTGCGGCACGGCGGGGTACCGCCCCTCGGTGGTGTCTACTTCGCTGCCCCACCTGGCTGCCACGGGCTGCGGCCACCTGCTGCTCCCCTTTGTGCCCATCCGCGAGCGCCTCCGCGACGCCGTCGAGTCCTTCTTCTCCTGCCACTTCGACCTCTTCGTCGAGTTCACTGGACTCGTCAG TTGGTGCAAGGGTGCTTCTATTGGATGGCACAGTGATGACAACAAACCTTATCTTAGGCAAAGAGCCTTCACG GCTGTGTGCTACTTGAACAGTCATGGAAAGGACTACAAGGGTGGAATTTTGCAGTTTGAGGATGGTGAACCCTCCTCTGTTGTTCCAGTTGCTGGT GATGTTGTCATCTACACTGCTGATAATCGTAATGTCCATTGCGTAGATGAG GTAACTGAAGGTGAAAGGCTCACCCTTACTCTTTGGTTCACCAGAGATAGTGCTTATGATGAGGATCCAAAGCTCCTTAAGTTTCTCTCCCAGACATCATGGAGCTATAAGCCAGCTGACCAGAACTCGTACATTCCTTTGCCTGCCTCGGATAACATGTACTGGTTTTCCTATGACCAGTCTGGTTTTGACATACGATGTGCTAGAGTCCACATTCTTGGGTTTAGTTTCCATGCAAGCAATGACGAAAAGAGTAACAGTGCATCTGTTGCACCAACTGAAGACCCCATAGAGTTGCTTGGGAAGCCACTGCGACTTGGGAGGGGAAATGATGTCTTTGTAAAGATATTTGCCAATAGCTTGCATGCGCTTCAG GTGGTGCAGTTCTACTACTGGAAAGCACCTGAACTGGCAGAAAGGAGAAAACATACTACTGTTGGTTCAGAAACAGTCTGTTATCCTACTATACAAGTACAACAATCAAGTGGAACGGAACTTCCATTGCCGGGCAACCATGGCCTTGCACAAGCCATATTTGGATCATATGGCAATGCGGAGCCGGAGTTTACTCTTGAATGGGATGATTTTATGTTAGCAGCTGTTATGTGGGAAAATTATTCAGACGAATTGAAGAGAAAGTTGTCGACATTTTTGCCATATTGGCTGTCCAGTGAAACCATTTTTGTTGTTGATTCCTCTGAGATCACTCAG TAA
- the LOC124701869 gene encoding uncharacterized protein LOC124701869 isoform X1: protein MATAATSPPPTATEDPVRLLIPGFLSPETCKELEFVHRSCGTAGYRPSVVSTSLPHLAATGCGHLLLPFVPIRERLRDAVESFFSCHFDLFVEFTGLVSWCKGASIGWHSDDNKPYLRQRAFTAVCYLNSHGKDYKGGILQFEDGEPSSVVPVAGDVVIYTADNRNVHCVDEVTEGERLTLTLWFTRDSAYDEDPKLLKFLSQTSWSYKPADQNSYIPLPASDNMYWFSYDQSGFDIRCARVHILGFSFHASNDEKSNSASVAPTEDPIELLGKPLRLGRGNDVFVKIFANSLHALQVVQFYYWKAPELAERRKHTTVGSETVCYPTIQVQQSSGTELPLPGNHGLAQAIFGSYGNAEPEFTLEWDDFMLAAVMWENYSDELKRKLSTFLPYWLSSETIFVVDSSEITQVGGEGN from the exons atggccaccgccgccacttcgccgccgccgaccgccaCCGAGGACCCCGTCCGCCTCCTCATCCCTGGATTCCTCTCTCCCGAGACCTGCAAG GAGCTGGAGTTCGTGCACCGGAGCTGCGGCACGGCGGGGTACCGCCCCTCGGTGGTGTCTACTTCGCTGCCCCACCTGGCTGCCACGGGCTGCGGCCACCTGCTGCTCCCCTTTGTGCCCATCCGCGAGCGCCTCCGCGACGCCGTCGAGTCCTTCTTCTCCTGCCACTTCGACCTCTTCGTCGAGTTCACTGGACTCGTCAG TTGGTGCAAGGGTGCTTCTATTGGATGGCACAGTGATGACAACAAACCTTATCTTAGGCAAAGAGCCTTCACG GCTGTGTGCTACTTGAACAGTCATGGAAAGGACTACAAGGGTGGAATTTTGCAGTTTGAGGATGGTGAACCCTCCTCTGTTGTTCCAGTTGCTGGT GATGTTGTCATCTACACTGCTGATAATCGTAATGTCCATTGCGTAGATGAG GTAACTGAAGGTGAAAGGCTCACCCTTACTCTTTGGTTCACCAGAGATAGTGCTTATGATGAGGATCCAAAGCTCCTTAAGTTTCTCTCCCAGACATCATGGAGCTATAAGCCAGCTGACCAGAACTCGTACATTCCTTTGCCTGCCTCGGATAACATGTACTGGTTTTCCTATGACCAGTCTGGTTTTGACATACGATGTGCTAGAGTCCACATTCTTGGGTTTAGTTTCCATGCAAGCAATGACGAAAAGAGTAACAGTGCATCTGTTGCACCAACTGAAGACCCCATAGAGTTGCTTGGGAAGCCACTGCGACTTGGGAGGGGAAATGATGTCTTTGTAAAGATATTTGCCAATAGCTTGCATGCGCTTCAG GTGGTGCAGTTCTACTACTGGAAAGCACCTGAACTGGCAGAAAGGAGAAAACATACTACTGTTGGTTCAGAAACAGTCTGTTATCCTACTATACAAGTACAACAATCAAGTGGAACGGAACTTCCATTGCCGGGCAACCATGGCCTTGCACAAGCCATATTTGGATCATATGGCAATGCGGAGCCGGAGTTTACTCTTGAATGGGATGATTTTATGTTAGCAGCTGTTATGTGGGAAAATTATTCAGACGAATTGAAGAGAAAGTTGTCGACATTTTTGCCATATTGGCTGTCCAGTGAAACCATTTTTGTTGTTGATTCCTCTGAGATCACTCAGGTAGGTGGTGAAGGGAACTAA
- the LOC124697138 gene encoding uncharacterized protein LOC124697138 has protein sequence MSSDFTLSSPTRRDPVPSCYGEFCINDFARLKACDDPATIQAYQQFCDSWLAAAKHQVSLRPKSPSPEEQSKRKEERHRKGLLIALNTYAKRNNMQLAEFEFVEEKERNLVDGRLGGYVHSNFMVKGVDDTPILFFAELHPVCSKEEHVVICTPLEENDSGHCFGCDKRAKKLRHPTGGGHLGGLEDVPFYRIEEDSDDECFM, from the exons ATGTCGTCAGACTTCACTCTATCCTCGCCGACTCGCCGCGATCCAGTTCCCAGTTGTTACGGAGAATTTTGCAT TAACGACTTTGCCAGACTCAAGGCATGTGACGATCCCGCCACTATACAAGCATACCAGCAGTTTTGTGATTCTTGGCTTGCTGCCGCCAAGCACCAGGTCAGCCTGAGGCCCAAGTCGCCATCCCCTGAGGAGCAATCGAAACGCAAAGAAGAGCGTCATCGCAAGGGCTTGCTCATAGCGCTCAACACATATGCCAAGCGAAACAATATGCAG CTTGCTGAGTTTGAATTCGTTGAAGAGAAAGAGAGGAATCTAGTTGATGGACGCCTAGGAGGATATGTGCACTCCAACTTTATGGTGAAAGGTGTAGATGACACACCAATTCTCTTCTTTGCTGAACTGCATCCTGTTTGCAGCAAGGAGGAGCATGTTGTTATCTGCACTCCTCTGGAAGAGAACGACTCGG GTCATTGTTTTGGGTGTGATAAGCGAGCGAAGAAGCTTAGGCACCCTACAGGCGGTGGCCACTTGGGTGGGCTGGAGGATGTGCCTTTTTATCGCATAGAGGAGGATAGTGACGATGAGTGTTTTATGTAA